A genomic window from Prunus persica cultivar Lovell chromosome G2, Prunus_persica_NCBIv2, whole genome shotgun sequence includes:
- the LOC18784770 gene encoding lon protease homolog 1, mitochondrial isoform X3 — translation MLKLLSSSSSSCLHGQLHSLRRGPTELASPVLRVLGSLTRLTRPTPNSARQAFFCSDRSDGSDQVVEIEFKGAGAEAEAEAESKSSSAIVSTNPRPEDYLTVLALPLPHRPLFPGFYMPIYVKDPKLLAALQESRKRQAPYAGAFLLKDEPGTDPSLVSGSETDKNIHDLKGKELFNRLHEVGTLAQISSIQGDQVVLIGHRRLRITEMVDEDPLTVKVDHLKDKPYNKDDDVIKATSFEVISTLRDVLKTSSLWRDHVQTYTQHIGDFNFPRLADFGAAISGANKLQCQKVLEELDVYKRLELTLELVKKEIEISKIQESIAKAIEEKISGEQRRYLLNEQLKAIKKELGLETDDKTALSEKFRERLEPNRENCPPHVLQVIEEELTKLQLLEASSSEFNVTRNYLDWLTSIPWGNYSDENFDVLRAQKILDEDHYGLNDVKERILEFIAVGKLRGISQGKIICLSGPPGVGKTSIGRSIARALNRNFFRFSVGGLSDVAEIKGHRRTYIGAMPGKMVQCLKNVGTANPLVLIDEIDKLGRGHAGDPASALLELLDPEQNANFLDHYLDVPIDLSKVLFVCTANVVEMIPNPLLDRMEVISIAGYITDEKMHIARDYLEKTTREACGIKPEQVEVTDAALLALIENYCREAGVRNLQKHIEKIYRKIALQLVRQGASDEAAVADQIQSLPDRPAAVEVQLVDTDETQVEDDKLDQKVVSSKNQTAAESLEGNDHDHSSETSAEEVTIQMALPDEPAVVEVQVADTDEPVDSKLYLQDAKETEKIQEGEATKTVEKVLVDSSNLADFVGKPVFHAERIYDQTPIGVVMGLAWTAMGGSTLYIETTQIEEAEGKGALHVTGQLGDVMKESAQIAHTVARAILLDKDPDNHTFFANSKLHLHVPAGATPKDGPSAGCTMITSMLSVAMKKPIKRDLAMTGEVTLTGRILPIGGAIHFQGMFFCEAV, via the exons ATGCTGAAGCTTCTCTCGTCTTCCTCGTCGTCATGCCTTCATGGCCAGCTCCACAGCCTCCGCCGCGGGCCCACCGAGCTGGCCTCGCCGGTTCTCCGTGTTCTCGGCTCGCTCACTAGGTTGACTCGGCCGACCCCTAACTCGGCTCGCCAAGCGTTTTTTTGCTCGGACCGCAGCGACGGGTCTGATCAGGTGGTGGAAATTGAGTTCAAGGGGGCGGGGGCCGAGGCAGAGGCTGAAGCGGAGTCCAAGTCTTCGTCAGCCATTGTGTCCACCAATCCTAGACCCGAAGATTATCTTACG GTTTTAGCTTTGCCATTGCCGCATAGACCACTCTTTCCTGGGTTCTACATGCCAATTTATGTGAAG GATCCTAAATTGTTAGCAGCTTTACAAGAAAGTCGAAAGCGACAAGCTCCTTATGCAGGTGCATTTCTTCTCAAGGATGAACCGGGGACTGATCCTAGTTTGGTGTCAGGTTCTGAAACAGATAAAAACATACATGACTTGAAAGGAAAAGAGTTGTTCAATCGTCTGCATGAAGTTGGCACGCTTGCCCAG ATTTCAAGCATCCAAGGGGACCAAGTAGTCCTTATTGGTCATAGAAGACTTCGAATTACAGAGATG GTTGACGAGGATCCCCTGACTGTAAAAGTTGACCATCTGAAG GATAAACCATATAACAAAGATGATGATGTCATAAAGGCAACATCATTTGAGGTTATATCAACCTTAAGAGATGTCCTCAAGACTAGTTCCCTTTGGAGAGATCATGTTCAAACATACACTCAG CATATAGgtgattttaattttccaaGGTTAGCAGATTTTGGAGCTGCAATATCTGGTGCAAACAAATTGCAATGCCAGAAAGTGCTTGAAGAGTTAGAT GTGTATAAACGTTTAGAACTCACTCTGGAATTAGTAAAGAAAGAGATAGAAATCAGCAAGATTCAG GAGTCTATTGCAAAAGCAATTGAAGAGAAGATAAGTGGTGAACAGCGTCGATACTTGTTGAATGAACAGCTTAAAGCCATAAAGAAG GAACTGGGATTAGAGACAGATGACAAAACGGCACTTTCTG AAAAGTTTAGGGAGAGGCTTGAACCAAACAGGGAAAACTGCCCACCTCATGTTTTGCAAGTTATAGAAGAAGAACTTACAAAACTGCAGCTGTTGGAGGCCAGTTCAAGTGAATTTAATGTGACACGCAATTACCTAGATTGGTTGACTTCAATTCCCTGGGGAAACTACAG TGATGAGAACTTTGATGTTCTTCGGGCGCAAAAAATTCTTGATGAAGATCATTATGGATTAAATGATGTAAAGGAAAGGATATTGGAATTTATTGCAGTTGGAAAACTCAGAGGAATCTCACAAG GGAAAATCATCTGTCTCTCTGGCCCACCTGGAGTGGGCAAAACCAGCATTGGTCGTTCAATTGCACGTGCCTTGAACCGTAACTTCTTTCGGTTTTCTGTAGGAGGGTTGTCTGATGTTGCTGAAATTAAG GGGCATCGCCGAACCTATATTGGTGCTATGCCAGGGAAGATGGTACAATGCCTTAAAAATGTGGGAACAGCCAACCCTTTAGTTCTGATTGATGAGATTGACAAG ttgGGAAGGGGACATGCTGGTGATCCAGCAAGTGCTTTGTTAGAGCTTCTTGATCCAGAGCAAAATGCTAATTTTCTAGACCATTATCTTGATGTTCCAATCGACCTGTCAAAG GTTCTCTTTGTTTGTACAGCAAATGTTGTGGAGATGATACCTAATCCCCTCTTGGATAGAATGGAGGTGATTTCAATCGCTGGATATATCACTGATGAGAAAATGCACATTGCTAGGGACTATTTGGAGAAGACCACACGTGAAGCTTGTGGAATTAAACCTGAACAG GTTGAAGTGACCGATGCAGCTCTTCTTGCTCTCATTGAAAATTATTGCCGAGAAGCAGGTGTTAGGAACCTTCAAAAGCACATAGAGAAGATCTACCGCAAG ATAGCTCTGCAACTTGTTAGACAAGGAGCATCAGATGAAGCAGCAGTTGCTGATCAAATACAATCTCTCCCAGATAGGCCTGCTGCTGTTGAAGTTCAGCTTGTGGATACTGATGAAACCCAAGTAGAAGATGATAAGTTGGATCAAAAAGTGGTTTCTAGCAAGAATCAGACTGCAGCTGAATCATTGGAGGGCAATGATCATGACCATAGTTCTGAAACCTCTGCAGAAGAAGTCACTATTCAGATGGCTCTCCCTGATGAACCTGCAGTTGTTGAAGTTCAGGTTGCAGATACTGATGAACCCGTGGATTCAAAG CTATATTTACAGGATGCAAAAGAAACTGAGAAAATTCAGGAGGGTGAAGCAACAAAAACAGTTGAGAAAGTTTTGGTTGACTCATCAAACTTGGCTGATTTTGTTGGCAAACCTGTCTTCCATGCTGAACGTATCTATGATCAGACTCCAATTGGAGTTGTTATGGGTCTTGCTTGGACTGCCATGGGTGGCTCCACCTTGTATATAGAAACCACTCAGATTGAGGAAGCAGAGGGGAAAGGAGCCCTTCATGTCACTGGTCAACTTGGAGATGTTATGAAAGAAAGTGCCCAAATTGCTCACACTGTTGCCAGAGCGATATTGCTCGATAAAGATCCAGATAACCACACTTTCTTTGCCAATTCCAAGCTTCATCTCCATGTTCCTGCAGGGGCCACGCCGAAGGATGGGCCTAGTGCTGGTTGCACCATGATCACATCCATGTTGTCCGTTGCCATGAAGAAGCCTATCAAGAGGGATTTAGCAATGACAGGGGAAGTAACACTAACTGGGAGGATCCTTCCAATTGGTGGG GCTATACATTTCCAGGGTATGTTCTTTTGCGAGGCAGTCTAA